One genomic region from Nitrospirota bacterium encodes:
- a CDS encoding GNAT family N-acetyltransferase: protein MSSKAASPWLLRGTESGRTSHGGGFSTSMICTSSSQRSRGYGAALLSWLVDLAATAGCQQVHLDSGVQRTEAHRFYEREGMERASVHFRKVLTSRIDSGD from the coding sequence ATGTCCTCGAAGGCGGCGAGCCCGTGGCTGTTGCGGGGTACCGAATCGGGGAGAACCTCGCATGGGGGCGGTTTCTCTACGTCGATGATCTGCACCAGCTCAAGTCAGCGTTCCCGCGGCTACGGCGCTGCACTGTTGTCGTGGTTAGTGGACCTTGCGGCAACGGCAGGCTGTCAGCAGGTGCACCTCGACTCCGGAGTCCAGCGCACGGAAGCGCATCGCTTTTACGAGCGGGAAGGGATGGAGCGGGCGAGTGTGCACTTCCGGAAGGTGTTGACGTCACGGATAGACTCCGGGGATTGA
- a CDS encoding immunoglobulin domain-containing protein, with the protein MNKVEQVVSAAGGTVTHGSGAQVVVPQGALAGPVTIGIEEVAANSAPTLPAGVNAVGATFAVTPHGQTFLQDVTVTIPFDPAQVPAGVPLSLLKTMNRADGPWEEVAGATAVGSTLNAQSSGFSHYVVTVRQVVINPSSLAVVSGERATFHVTVLNIDSPFTIRWQRSTNGGASFIDLAATGRSYTTGPTTLNDDGDQYRVVVTNDSGSITFATSLAATLSVSPNSVAPDITQHPGSQTVTVGASASFSCEASGTAVQYQWQISSDGGVTFVDIQGAAFANYVFTVQASNNGERYRCRASNSAGTATSNTATLTVVIPSGTEILSLSIVGDGFGVVTYNPPVEGCSKAIGPTTCERVFNGNTIVILTPTAYSGSTFGGWTGCDSVSGNDCSVTMTGSRAVSAVIN; encoded by the coding sequence GTGAACAAGGTCGAGCAGGTGGTCAGTGCCGCCGGCGGTACCGTCACGCACGGCAGCGGCGCGCAGGTTGTGGTGCCTCAGGGCGCGCTGGCCGGGCCGGTCACCATCGGCATCGAAGAGGTGGCGGCCAACTCCGCACCGACACTGCCGGCCGGTGTCAACGCCGTGGGCGCGACGTTTGCGGTCACGCCCCACGGCCAGACCTTTTTGCAAGACGTGACCGTGACGATTCCGTTCGATCCGGCACAGGTCCCTGCAGGCGTCCCGTTGAGCCTGCTCAAGACCATGAACCGCGCGGACGGGCCGTGGGAAGAGGTCGCAGGGGCCACAGCCGTGGGGAGCACTCTGAACGCCCAGTCTTCGGGCTTCTCACACTACGTTGTGACGGTCCGGCAGGTCGTGATCAATCCGAGCAGCCTAGCCGTAGTCTCAGGGGAAAGGGCCACCTTTCACGTCACCGTGCTCAACATTGATTCACCATTCACCATCCGGTGGCAACGCTCCACCAACGGTGGCGCGTCTTTTATTGACCTTGCCGCCACCGGCAGAAGTTACACCACGGGCCCAACTACATTGAATGACGACGGCGATCAGTACCGGGTGGTCGTGACCAACGACAGCGGCAGTATCACATTCGCAACAAGCCTGGCGGCGACATTGAGTGTGTCGCCGAACTCAGTCGCGCCAGACATTACCCAGCATCCTGGCAGCCAAACGGTAACCGTCGGGGCGAGTGCAAGCTTCAGCTGTGAGGCAAGCGGCACCGCTGTGCAGTACCAGTGGCAGATTTCCTCCGATGGCGGAGTGACCTTTGTCGATATTCAAGGAGCGGCCTTTGCGAACTACGTGTTCACGGTGCAGGCCAGCAACAACGGCGAACGTTACCGCTGCCGGGCATCGAACTCGGCCGGTACCGCGACAAGCAATACGGCAACGTTGACGGTTGTCATCCCTTCTGGCACGGAAATCCTTTCGCTGTCAATCGTCGGCGATGGGTTCGGTGTCGTGACCTATAACCCGCCAGTCGAGGGCTGCTCCAAGGCGATCGGCCCGACGACGTGTGAACGGGTGTTCAACGGTAACACGATCGTCATCCTGACGCCAACGGCGTACTCGGGTTCCACCTTCGGCGGCTGGACCGGTTGTGATTCCGTCAGCGGCAACGATTGTTCGGTCACGATGACCGGCAGCCGCGCGGTGTCGGCGGTGATCAACTGA